The proteins below come from a single Garra rufa chromosome 3, GarRuf1.0, whole genome shotgun sequence genomic window:
- the gtf2a2 gene encoding transcription initiation factor IIA subunit 2: protein MAYQLYRNTTLGNSLQESLDELIQTQQITPQLALQVLLQFDKAINTALANRVRNRVNFRGSLNTYRFCDNVWTFVLNDVEFREVTDLVKVDKVKIVACDGKNTGSNAAE from the exons ATGGCATATCAACTCTACAGAAACACGACACTCGGGAACAGTCTACAGGAGAGTCTTGATGAACTTATTCAG ACTCAACAGATCACACCACAATTAGCCCTCCAAGTCCTTTTACAGTTTGATAAAGCCATCAACACAGCACTGGCCAACCGGGTCCGCAACAGGGTCAATTTTAGG GGATCTCTGAACACATACAGATTCTGTGATAACGTCTGGACGTTTGTTTTAAATGATGTTGAGTTCCGGGAGGTGACGGATCTGGTCAAGGTGGACAAAGTAAAAATTGTAGCATGTGATGGCAAAA ACACTGGGTCTAATGCAGCTGAGTGA